A part of Thermococcus sp. SY098 genomic DNA contains:
- the nurA gene encoding DNA double-strand break repair nuclease NurA, whose product MYRLISKDQADKILNMLISELREAENVLSGKIEWKPLPEKKESKVYAVDGSQGKARLSGTIIYTVASFAFGNGKSARLVYTNAMIYNHGISDQIIRLQMETLENKLGALVGTEEHMILMDGTLTGSLTRPPVYPESVRGITTVMETLGDKMLEDLIKDFIDRLDYHYHDLSRRLKEKRELYRGVILADDVIEDYSEFYKAMEGKEVVNYDGALKKLRDALRTNTPQDEIIKIAERLEEYTEPKTLTLEDAKNTIHVVLGYLEYLYSLERLLQKEIIYIAKSFYNRKITSKFGISAVDVSFLDAYLLKVYGEELPGYYVIYDPEKIEERKRIAHRLPRVLRKYFPTVQEFIEKGVPSAYIRTMKGGVIYLLQSNRTIDDELIGKLLWHESSGYIRPLQRAHEGVKIEQRMFKAELEALMNYLKRKNKELRVFIKYGRSPLE is encoded by the coding sequence ATGTATCGCCTAATTTCAAAGGATCAAGCGGATAAAATTCTCAACATGCTCATCAGTGAGCTTAGAGAGGCTGAAAATGTTTTAAGTGGGAAGATTGAGTGGAAACCTCTGCCAGAAAAGAAAGAGAGCAAAGTTTATGCTGTTGATGGCAGTCAAGGTAAGGCAAGGCTAAGCGGAACGATAATCTACACCGTTGCATCCTTTGCCTTTGGTAATGGCAAGAGCGCACGTTTGGTTTACACCAATGCCATGATTTACAATCATGGAATCTCTGACCAGATAATCAGGTTGCAGATGGAAACTCTTGAGAACAAGCTTGGTGCTCTGGTTGGGACTGAAGAGCACATGATTTTGATGGACGGAACCCTTACAGGTTCTTTAACGAGACCTCCAGTTTATCCGGAGAGCGTGAGGGGTATAACTACTGTAATGGAGACATTAGGAGATAAGATGCTCGAAGACCTTATTAAGGACTTCATTGATAGGCTCGATTATCATTATCATGACTTATCCAGGCGCTTAAAGGAAAAAAGAGAGCTTTACAGGGGAGTTATATTAGCAGATGATGTCATAGAGGATTATTCGGAATTTTACAAAGCAATGGAAGGTAAAGAAGTTGTCAACTATGATGGGGCATTAAAGAAGTTAAGGGATGCTCTAAGAACCAACACGCCTCAAGATGAAATCATAAAAATTGCAGAGAGGCTGGAAGAATATACTGAGCCAAAAACTTTAACCCTCGAAGATGCCAAGAATACCATCCACGTCGTTCTGGGTTACCTTGAATATCTCTACTCTCTCGAAAGGCTTCTCCAGAAGGAGATTATATACATAGCAAAGAGCTTTTACAACAGAAAAATTACTTCAAAATTTGGCATCAGTGCTGTTGATGTTTCATTCCTTGATGCTTACCTGCTCAAGGTTTATGGAGAAGAACTTCCAGGTTATTACGTAATTTATGACCCGGAGAAAATCGAGGAGAGAAAGAGAATAGCTCATCGTCTGCCAAGGGTTTTAAGAAAATACTTCCCAACTGTTCAGGAGTTCATAGAAAAAGGAGTTCCCTCAGCTTACATCAGGACAATGAAGGGTGGAGTCATATATCTGCTTCAATCTAACCGCACAATCGACGATGAGCTCATAGGAAAGCTCCTCTGGCATGAGAGCAGCGGGTATATAAGGCCTCTTCAGAGAGCGCATGAGGGAGTAAAGATTGAGCAGAGGATGTTCAAGGCGGAGCTTGAGGCTCTCATGAACTACTTAAAGAG